The following are encoded in a window of Flavobacterium psychrotrophum genomic DNA:
- a CDS encoding response regulator: MKMHKDILVIEDDEDDRDILKEIFRDLGYKNKVVFFSDSTEALAYFRRPEIEPFIIISDINMPKLGGFDLRNIILEEELLSDKDIPYIFISNAQDDYSLKRANKLSIQGYIHKGTDYNKYKEKIKNLVDYWRENINTFSSKKV, translated from the coding sequence ATGAAAATGCACAAGGATATTCTTGTAATAGAAGATGATGAAGATGACAGGGATATACTGAAGGAGATATTCAGGGATCTTGGATATAAGAATAAGGTTGTCTTTTTTTCTGACAGTACAGAGGCCCTTGCATATTTCCGCCGTCCGGAAATAGAACCTTTTATTATTATATCTGATATTAATATGCCCAAGCTGGGCGGTTTTGACCTAAGAAATATTATACTGGAGGAAGAGCTGCTGAGTGATAAAGATATACCCTACATATTTATCTCAAACGCGCAGGATGATTATTCTTTAAAACGTGCTAATAAACTATCAATACAAGGTTATATACACAAGGGTACTGACTATAATAAGTATAAAGAGAAGATAAAGAATCTTGTTGATTACTGGCGGGAGAACATTAATACATTCTCAAGTAAAAAAGTATAA
- a CDS encoding alpha/beta hydrolase, which yields MIKIPKTIVFITGAFVSHNVWDAWKTYFESKGYTTTAPPWPHKDAPVQELRNRQPNDTALAKLTLKELTDHYIKIIAALPEKPIVIGHSLGGLIAQILVNRDLVAAGIAIHSVPPKGVFSFEWSFLKSVWKPLGILSSTSKTHLMSLNEWKYSFTNGMTNEDQVISYETYCIPESKRVLRDGLSDAAKVDFDKIHPPLLFITGTTDHITPNSLNYENYAKYNKDHSVTDYKEFNGKNHFVLGLPSWHDEADYIISWLDILRHN from the coding sequence ATGATTAAAATACCAAAAACAATTGTATTCATAACAGGTGCCTTTGTATCCCATAATGTTTGGGATGCATGGAAAACCTATTTTGAAAGCAAAGGATATACTACTACTGCACCGCCATGGCCTCATAAAGATGCGCCTGTACAGGAGCTCAGGAACAGGCAGCCAAATGATACTGCTTTAGCAAAATTAACCCTTAAGGAACTGACTGACCATTATATAAAAATTATTGCAGCCCTGCCGGAAAAGCCTATAGTCATAGGGCATTCATTAGGCGGGCTTATAGCACAAATACTGGTAAACCGCGATCTTGTTGCCGCAGGTATTGCCATACACAGCGTTCCGCCAAAAGGTGTATTCTCTTTTGAGTGGTCATTCCTTAAATCAGTATGGAAACCTCTTGGTATTCTAAGCTCAACAAGTAAAACACATCTTATGAGCCTTAACGAGTGGAAATACAGTTTTACAAACGGCATGACAAACGAAGACCAGGTAATTAGCTATGAAACCTACTGCATACCGGAGTCTAAACGTGTGCTGCGCGATGGGCTGAGTGATGCTGCAAAGGTAGATTTTGATAAAATACACCCTCCCCTGTTGTTTATTACAGGCACTACAGATCATATAACGCCAAATTCGCTCAACTACGAAAATTACGCTAAATACAACAAAGACCACTCTGTAACAGACTATAAGGAGTTTAACGGCAAAAACCACTTTGTACTGGGGCTGCCCTCCTGGCATGATGAAGCAGATTATATTATATCCTGGCTCGACATCCTGAGACATAACTAA
- a CDS encoding GNAT family N-acetyltransferase has protein sequence MEIIQIDNGVKGTFKAVEGKVEAGIMSYIWDDEGTFTIEHTIGNPEFKGVGTKLLDRAVAFAREKNLKIIPQCPFAKKMFDRKPELHDVLATA, from the coding sequence ATGGAAATTATACAGATAGATAACGGCGTTAAAGGTACTTTTAAGGCTGTTGAAGGAAAAGTAGAAGCAGGTATCATGTCCTACATCTGGGATGATGAAGGCACTTTTACTATAGAGCACACCATAGGCAATCCGGAATTCAAAGGAGTCGGCACCAAACTTCTGGACAGGGCTGTGGCATTTGCACGCGAAAAAAACCTGAAAATAATACCACAATGCCCGTTTGCAAAAAAAATGTTTGACCGCAAACCCGAATTGCACGACGTACTCGCAACGGCGTAA
- a CDS encoding pirin family protein, producing the protein MSNINLIIEERPANIGNFFVGRLLPFREKRTVGPFAFIDHMGPAALSDHENLDVGPHPHIGLSTLTYLFEGAIMHRDSLGTALEITPGQVNWMTSGKGIVHSERTPERLRTTDKYLHGLQIWVALPKHLEQMEPQFAHVTEDELPQWEQDGITLKLIAGEAFGKKSPVPVFSPLYFIEVKSTSRQKVTLGSGLYGESGLYILEGSIEGEGHTFGPKQLLVAKDSSLCEFTMDANTTVYIFGGEPFEEPRHIYWNFVSSDPQLIEEAKERWTAQEFPKIPGETGFVPLPEPNPNFTTKK; encoded by the coding sequence ATGTCTAACATTAACCTGATAATAGAGGAACGCCCTGCAAACATTGGAAACTTTTTTGTAGGCAGGCTGTTGCCCTTTCGCGAAAAGCGCACGGTGGGTCCGTTCGCATTTATAGACCATATGGGGCCTGCCGCGCTTAGCGACCACGAAAATCTTGATGTGGGTCCGCACCCGCATATTGGCCTTTCTACACTTACCTATCTTTTTGAAGGTGCCATTATGCACCGCGACAGTTTGGGTACCGCCCTGGAAATTACTCCCGGACAGGTAAACTGGATGACATCGGGCAAAGGCATTGTGCATTCTGAACGTACGCCTGAAAGGCTAAGGACCACAGACAAATACCTGCATGGCCTGCAAATATGGGTGGCATTGCCCAAACACCTTGAGCAGATGGAACCCCAGTTTGCCCACGTTACCGAAGATGAACTACCGCAATGGGAACAGGATGGCATTACCCTAAAATTGATAGCAGGCGAGGCATTCGGCAAAAAATCGCCCGTGCCGGTATTCAGTCCGCTATATTTTATTGAAGTAAAAAGCACCTCAAGACAAAAAGTAACGCTGGGTAGTGGCCTGTATGGCGAAAGTGGGCTCTATATACTCGAAGGCAGTATAGAGGGCGAAGGGCATACCTTTGGGCCTAAACAGCTACTTGTGGCTAAAGACAGTTCGCTGTGCGAGTTTACCATGGATGCAAATACTACCGTTTATATTTTTGGCGGCGAGCCTTTTGAAGAGCCACGTCATATTTACTGGAATTTTGTATCGAGCGACCCGCAGCTTATTGAAGAGGCTAAAGAGCGATGGACAGCACAGGAGTTTCCTAAGATACCGGGCGAAACCGGTTTTGTACCACTACCGGAACCCAACCCGAATTTTACAACCAAAAAATAA
- a CDS encoding ring-cleaving dioxygenase, whose translation MENTILGIHHITAIAGDAKRNFNFYSNILGLRFIKKTVNFDDPGTYHFYFGDEIGSAGTILTFFPWGDAIPQGRRGSGMATEIGYSVPKGSLEKWVARFEKYNVIYNKPAEKFGQRYLTFLDPDGLKLELYEVETDDRKPWETDEVKADIATRGFHNVTITLNDITGTAGVLTDIFGYKLAGQESNRYRYTTDTVNAAAIVDLVELKDEKRGHVANGTVHHVAFRVKNDEILMHFREKVAASGLQITPQIDRNYFHSLYFREPGGVLFEIATDNPGFTVDEKLEDLGKGLKLPAQYESRREEIEAHLAPLN comes from the coding sequence ATGGAAAATACAATTTTAGGCATCCACCACATTACTGCAATAGCAGGCGATGCAAAACGCAATTTTAATTTTTACAGCAACATATTAGGCCTTCGCTTCATCAAAAAAACAGTGAATTTTGACGATCCGGGCACCTACCATTTTTACTTTGGCGATGAGATAGGCAGCGCAGGTACCATACTTACATTCTTTCCGTGGGGCGATGCGATTCCACAGGGCAGGCGTGGCAGTGGCATGGCTACAGAAATAGGGTACTCTGTACCAAAAGGCAGTCTTGAAAAATGGGTAGCACGTTTTGAGAAATATAATGTTATCTATAATAAACCTGCCGAAAAGTTTGGCCAACGCTACCTTACCTTCCTTGATCCGGATGGGTTGAAACTGGAGCTTTATGAGGTAGAAACAGACGACCGTAAACCGTGGGAGACTGACGAGGTTAAGGCAGATATTGCCACAAGGGGCTTTCATAACGTTACCATTACGCTAAATGATATTACAGGCACAGCAGGCGTACTTACAGATATCTTTGGCTATAAACTTGCCGGACAGGAATCTAACCGTTACCGCTACACAACAGATACCGTAAATGCCGCAGCCATTGTAGACCTTGTAGAATTGAAAGATGAAAAACGCGGCCATGTTGCAAACGGCACTGTACACCATGTAGCTTTCAGGGTTAAAAATGACGAGATACTGATGCACTTCCGTGAAAAAGTAGCGGCCAGTGGCTTACAAATTACGCCGCAAATAGACCGCAATTATTTCCACAGCCTGTACTTCAGGGAACCGGGAGGCGTATTATTCGAAATCGCTACTGATAATCCGGGCTTTACCGTAGATGAAAAGCTTGAAGATTTAGGCAAGGGACTTAAGTTACCTGCCCAATACGAATCGAGAAGGGAAGAAATTGAGGCGCATCTTGCACCGCTTAACTAA
- a CDS encoding Crp/Fnr family transcriptional regulator — protein MVDDFITYLQNKFTLTDEEIVIIKGVCRLKKLRKRQYLLQEGDMWRYNAFVTSGLLRTYRVDDRGQEHIIQFSSENWWTGDRYSYVYDAPARSNIEALEDTEVVIISKGDFEMLYRAVPNFSDFMHVLVERSFIASQERIHAGISLSAEEKYHDFIKTYPSLVSRVPQHMIASFLGLKPETLSRIRAKK, from the coding sequence ATGGTTGATGACTTTATAACATACCTGCAAAACAAGTTTACCTTAACCGATGAGGAAATTGTAATAATAAAAGGTGTATGCCGGCTTAAAAAACTGCGCAAACGCCAGTATTTATTACAGGAAGGCGATATGTGGCGTTATAATGCCTTTGTAACGTCTGGCCTTTTGCGTACCTATAGGGTAGATGATAGAGGACAGGAACACATTATACAGTTTTCATCTGAAAACTGGTGGACCGGCGACCGCTACAGTTATGTATATGATGCACCGGCGCGCAGTAACATTGAAGCACTTGAAGATACCGAAGTAGTTATTATATCCAAAGGAGATTTTGAAATGCTGTACCGTGCTGTGCCAAATTTTAGCGATTTTATGCATGTATTGGTAGAGCGGAGTTTTATAGCATCTCAGGAACGTATACATGCCGGTATAAGCCTTAGTGCCGAAGAAAAATATCATGATTTTATAAAAACCTATCCTTCACTCGTTAGCCGTGTGCCCCAGCACATGATTGCTTCTTTCCTGGGGTTAAAACCAGAAACCCTGAGCCGTATACGCGCTAAGAAATAA
- a CDS encoding SDR family oxidoreductase yields the protein MNTLENKIALVTGGSRGIGAAIVKRLATEGADVAFTYVSAKAEADALVKEIENTGRRALAIQANAADAVAVAASVEAAAAHFGKIDILVNNAGIGIMGQLDTFSVEDFDKTFNINVRATFVAIKEAVKHMATGSRIINIGSTNATRMPFEGGGVYAASKAAIQGLTMGLSRDLGPLGITINNIQPGPVNTDMNPQNGPFSDFLKSQMDLDRYAQPEEIAAFTAYLAGPDAGYITGASLNIDGGFKG from the coding sequence ATGAATACTTTAGAAAACAAAATTGCATTAGTAACAGGAGGCAGCCGCGGTATAGGTGCTGCAATTGTAAAACGTTTAGCAACTGAAGGTGCCGATGTGGCTTTTACCTATGTATCTGCAAAGGCAGAGGCCGATGCGCTGGTTAAGGAAATAGAAAACACAGGGCGCAGGGCACTGGCCATACAGGCAAATGCTGCTGATGCCGTAGCCGTAGCCGCATCTGTAGAAGCTGCTGCTGCGCACTTTGGCAAGATAGATATACTGGTTAACAACGCAGGTATAGGCATAATGGGGCAGTTGGATACTTTTTCTGTAGAAGATTTTGACAAAACCTTTAATATTAATGTTCGTGCCACATTTGTAGCTATTAAAGAGGCTGTTAAGCACATGGCAACCGGAAGCCGTATTATAAACATAGGCAGTACAAACGCTACTCGTATGCCATTTGAGGGCGGTGGTGTATATGCAGCCAGTAAGGCAGCAATACAAGGGCTTACCATGGGCTTATCCCGCGATTTGGGGCCACTGGGCATTACCATTAATAACATTCAGCCCGGTCCGGTAAATACAGACATGAATCCTCAGAATGGGCCGTTTTCTGACTTCCTGAAATCGCAGATGGATCTTGACCGCTATGCGCAACCTGAAGAAATTGCTGCCTTTACCGCTTACCTGGCCGGGCCTGACGCAGGCTACATTACAGGTGCAAGCCTTAATATTGATGGTGGCTTTAAAGGGTGA
- a CDS encoding carboxypeptidase-like regulatory domain-containing protein encodes MSRKLKISIPTPCYEKWADMTPTDKGRFCASCQKQVFDFTNSTDREIATALKNGAACGRFKESQLDRDLIIPKEKNTMWIAASAAVVSFFTLRSEAVKAQEPQTETVPSAINVESDTISESLKVIYGNVMDETGIKVGGANINNLTTGRKVVTDVDGNFIMRCCENDSLQMQFPGFKNQNFIVGKSNRYDFTLQLTDTSEYVEMVGAVRRVSFFKRTWFRITRIFR; translated from the coding sequence ATGAGCCGTAAACTAAAAATATCAATCCCAACGCCCTGCTATGAAAAATGGGCAGATATGACCCCAACAGATAAGGGTAGGTTTTGCGCGTCGTGCCAAAAGCAGGTATTTGATTTTACCAATAGTACTGACAGGGAAATTGCTACAGCCTTAAAAAACGGGGCTGCCTGCGGCAGGTTTAAAGAAAGTCAACTTGACCGTGACCTTATTATCCCTAAAGAAAAGAATACCATGTGGATAGCTGCGAGCGCTGCCGTGGTAAGTTTTTTCACACTTAGAAGCGAAGCAGTTAAAGCACAGGAGCCTCAGACTGAAACTGTCCCTTCTGCTATCAATGTCGAGTCCGATACAATTAGTGAGTCCTTAAAGGTTATTTATGGTAATGTAATGGATGAGACAGGTATTAAAGTAGGTGGTGCAAACATAAATAACTTAACCACGGGCAGAAAAGTAGTCACTGATGTAGATGGTAATTTTATAATGAGATGTTGTGAAAATGATAGCTTACAGATGCAATTCCCAGGTTTTAAAAACCAGAATTTCATTGTTGGAAAATCTAATCGTTATGATTTTACGCTGCAATTAACAGATACCTCAGAATACGTAGAAATGGTAGGGGCAGTAAGAAGAGTATCTTTCTTTAAGCGCACCTGGTTTAGAATAACCCGTATTTTCCGCTAA
- a CDS encoding carboxypeptidase-like regulatory domain-containing protein produces MSNRIQISIPTPCHEKWADMTPTDKGRFCASCQKQVFDFTNSTDREISIALKNGAACGRFKESQLDRDLIIPKEKNTMWIAASAAVVSFFTLGSEVVKAQAPVTEINPEKSNKLIDIIEDGLENMKGIVTDDMDYPIHMAYVTNTRTMENVKCDFNGNFTIKYAKNDVIEIKHQGYKTYSFIAKSSNQNLQLESETSENIEYDVYGTIQRSFFGRIFHRIGNIFR; encoded by the coding sequence ATGAGTAACCGTATACAAATATCAATCCCTACGCCCTGCCATGAAAAATGGGCAGATATGACCCCAACAGATAAAGGCAGGTTCTGCGCGTCGTGCCAAAAGCAGGTATTTGATTTTACCAATAGCACTGACAGGGAAATTTCTATAGCCCTAAAAAACGGGGCTGCCTGCGGCAGGTTTAAAGAAAGTCAACTTGACCGTGACCTTATTATCCCTAAAGAAAAGAATACCATGTGGATAGCCGCCAGTGCTGCCGTGGTAAGTTTTTTTACACTTGGAAGCGAAGTAGTTAAAGCACAGGCGCCTGTTACAGAAATTAATCCGGAAAAATCAAACAAATTAATCGATATAATCGAAGATGGTTTAGAAAATATGAAAGGCATTGTTACAGATGATATGGATTACCCTATACATATGGCTTATGTTACAAACACAAGGACAATGGAAAACGTGAAATGCGATTTTAATGGTAATTTTACAATCAAATATGCTAAAAATGATGTTATTGAAATTAAGCACCAAGGGTATAAAACATATAGCTTTATAGCGAAATCAAGTAATCAAAATCTGCAACTTGAGTCAGAAACTTCAGAAAATATAGAATATGATGTATATGGTACCATCCAAAGGTCTTTCTTCGGGCGTATTTTTCACCGTATAGGAAATATATTCAGATGA
- a CDS encoding alpha/beta hydrolase, producing the protein MKKTLALLFLFVSFLQSCSSDDNNTTPADDTAVAKEYTDVHYGSDPQQIMDVYLPAGRTAATKVIILIHGGAWIAGSKEDFADFIPLIKTEFPGYAIVNINYRLATETSAAFPKQIDDVKKAIAFLKNESGYTISSNYGLIGTSAGAHIAMLYSYKYDTSHEVKAICNIVGPADFLDPAYVSHPLYPLAGLYVIGSSTPSQQAVTEVSPIAHITAQAPPTLSFYGGQDQLIPATQGPRLKAALDAAGVVNQFNFYPNGGHGDWDDATFAEVYAKLTAFFEVHF; encoded by the coding sequence ATGAAAAAGACACTCGCACTACTATTCCTGTTTGTCAGCTTTTTGCAAAGCTGTTCTTCTGATGATAACAACACGACTCCTGCTGATGACACGGCTGTAGCCAAAGAATATACAGATGTACATTACGGCAGCGACCCGCAGCAAATAATGGATGTGTACCTGCCCGCAGGACGCACTGCTGCAACTAAAGTAATTATCCTTATACATGGCGGTGCCTGGATAGCAGGAAGTAAAGAAGATTTTGCAGATTTTATTCCGCTTATAAAAACCGAATTTCCCGGATATGCCATTGTAAACATTAATTACAGGCTGGCTACTGAGACCAGCGCGGCTTTCCCTAAACAAATTGACGACGTTAAAAAAGCCATAGCTTTCCTTAAAAATGAGAGTGGCTACACCATAAGTAGTAATTATGGCCTTATAGGCACCAGTGCCGGGGCACACATTGCTATGTTGTACAGCTATAAATATGACACAAGCCACGAGGTAAAGGCCATTTGTAATATTGTAGGCCCGGCAGATTTTCTTGATCCCGCCTATGTATCGCATCCACTATATCCGCTTGCAGGATTGTATGTAATAGGCAGCAGTACACCATCGCAGCAGGCTGTAACAGAAGTTAGTCCTATTGCACATATTACAGCACAGGCACCTCCTACCCTTTCGTTTTATGGCGGTCAGGATCAGCTTATACCTGCTACTCAGGGTCCGCGCTTAAAGGCGGCACTTGATGCGGCGGGCGTGGTAAATCAGTTTAACTTTTACCCGAATGGTGGTCATGGCGACTGGGATGATGCTACTTTTGCAGAAGTATATGCAAAGCTTACTGCTTTTTTTGAAGTACATTTCTAA
- a CDS encoding C40 family peptidase, with translation MFGICNLAIVPLRLEPSDRSEMTSQVLFGEHFKILEQTEKWSRIEIGFDGYNGWIDNKQFRNISESEYSALQHTDPVMNGDLIEFIASPNNQLLPISLGSAITHLENEGLNPEQYHFEGLKTTGVKEKANIVDTAYLYLNAPYLWGGKTPFGIDCSGMVQMVYKLNGYNLLRDASQQATQGEALSFIEESEPGDLAFFDNDEGRIIHVGIIMEDNYIIHAHGKVRIDRLDHLGIYNVDTGRHSHKLRVIKKII, from the coding sequence ATGTTTGGTATTTGTAACCTTGCCATTGTACCATTACGGCTTGAGCCGAGCGACCGCAGCGAAATGACTTCGCAGGTGTTGTTTGGCGAACATTTTAAAATACTTGAACAAACCGAAAAGTGGAGCCGCATAGAAATAGGCTTTGACGGCTATAATGGCTGGATTGATAACAAACAGTTTCGCAACATCAGCGAGAGCGAATACAGCGCCCTGCAGCACACAGATCCTGTTATGAATGGCGATCTTATAGAATTTATAGCTTCGCCAAACAACCAGTTACTACCCATATCGCTTGGATCTGCGATTACCCATTTAGAGAATGAAGGCTTAAACCCCGAACAATATCATTTTGAAGGGCTTAAAACTACCGGTGTTAAAGAAAAGGCTAATATTGTAGATACTGCCTATCTATACCTTAATGCGCCATACTTATGGGGTGGCAAGACGCCGTTTGGTATAGATTGCAGCGGCATGGTACAAATGGTGTATAAGCTAAACGGCTACAATTTATTGCGCGATGCCAGCCAGCAGGCCACTCAGGGCGAAGCACTAAGCTTTATAGAAGAGAGCGAACCCGGCGACCTTGCCTTTTTTGATAACGACGAAGGACGCATTATCCACGTAGGCATTATTATGGAAGATAATTACATCATCCATGCGCACGGCAAAGTACGTATAGACAGGCTCGATCACCTGGGCATTTACAACGTAGACACCGGCAGGCACAGCCACAAACTAAGGGTAATCAAAAAAATAATTTAA
- a CDS encoding acetyl-CoA C-acyltransferase: MSKKVVIVSAVRTPIGSFMGGLSTLTAPQLGAAAIKGALEKINLKPELVDEVLMGNVVQAGVGQAPARQASKLAGLPDSVIATTVNKVCASGMKAVMQAAQAIKSGDAEIIVAGGMESMSQIPHYVHMRNGYKFGPATMLDGLQKDGLSDAYDNNAMGVFADLCATEYKISREEQDEFAINSYKRSAAAWDAGKFDNEVVAVAVPQRRGEPVIVSKDEEYTNVKLDKIPSLNAVFTKDGTVTAANASTINDGAAAMVIMSEDKANELGLKPLAYIKGYADAEQEPKWFTTTPSKALPKALSKAGITKEEVDFFEFNEAFSVVGLANTKILGLDAEKVNVNGGAVSLGHPLGASGARIIVTLLNVLEQNNAKTGAAAICNGGGGASAIVIERA, translated from the coding sequence ATGAGTAAAAAAGTTGTAATAGTATCTGCAGTGCGCACCCCAATAGGCAGTTTTATGGGAGGCCTTTCTACCCTTACAGCCCCGCAACTGGGCGCTGCTGCCATTAAAGGCGCACTCGAAAAAATAAACCTTAAGCCAGAACTTGTAGACGAAGTTCTTATGGGCAATGTAGTACAGGCCGGTGTGGGCCAGGCGCCCGCACGCCAGGCATCAAAGCTTGCCGGGCTGCCGGACAGCGTTATTGCCACAACAGTAAATAAAGTATGCGCCAGCGGTATGAAAGCCGTAATGCAGGCAGCACAAGCCATTAAAAGCGGCGATGCCGAGATTATTGTTGCCGGTGGTATGGAGAGCATGAGCCAGATACCGCACTATGTGCACATGCGCAACGGTTATAAATTTGGCCCTGCAACAATGCTGGACGGGCTTCAAAAAGATGGCCTTAGCGATGCTTATGATAACAACGCCATGGGCGTATTTGCTGACCTTTGTGCTACAGAATATAAAATAAGCCGCGAAGAGCAGGATGAATTTGCCATAAACTCTTACAAGCGCTCTGCCGCTGCATGGGATGCCGGTAAGTTTGATAACGAAGTGGTGGCGGTTGCAGTACCACAACGCAGGGGCGAACCTGTAATAGTAAGCAAAGACGAAGAATATACTAACGTAAAGCTGGATAAAATTCCGTCGCTTAATGCCGTGTTTACGAAAGATGGTACGGTAACAGCAGCAAATGCTTCTACCATTAATGATGGTGCTGCGGCAATGGTAATAATGAGCGAAGACAAAGCAAATGAGCTGGGGCTTAAACCACTTGCTTATATAAAAGGGTATGCCGATGCTGAGCAGGAACCAAAATGGTTTACTACTACCCCATCTAAGGCATTGCCAAAAGCACTTAGCAAAGCAGGTATTACTAAAGAAGAAGTAGACTTTTTTGAGTTTAACGAAGCCTTCTCTGTAGTAGGCCTTGCAAATACAAAAATCCTTGGCCTTGATGCCGAAAAGGTAAACGTAAACGGTGGTGCGGTATCACTTGGGCACCCACTGGGAGCTTCGGGTGCACGTATTATTGTTACCCTGCTTAACGTACTGGAACAAAACAATGCTAAAACCGGTGCAGCTGCTATTTGTAATGGCGGTGGTGGCGCTTCGGCTATTGTTATAGAAAGAGCGTAA
- a CDS encoding GyrI-like domain-containing protein, translating to MKIVKYVFLLLVLAAIAITVFIATQNGSYSITEQKVINVPRPVLYNYITEYKNWENLGLLKDADSTANYNYSNATSGNGAFMQWQKSSTTGKVTTIALAENDSISQQAVINDLESQISWKFKDTLNSTKVTVKLTGKLTFSEKANALMHGGIDNSFETTVSKGLDNLNAFLVTELRKYNIEVEGLVTKTGTFYLGHTSTGSIKGINETAASNFAKLQAFVAQNKITTAGYPFILYKNLDKTAQTATYTFAIPIKDEIFTAAGSEYEGGKIIPHTALKTTLTGDYSHLQKAWKKAGDYINQKVLQENKNGSYIEVFATGSKQTRRPSQWQTDIYIPIGASANESADTMATDAPLPPINNTTAAKPATGIQPKPAGTSAKPANTGQTAKPASGTAPAAQKPAGAITTPKPSGTTTAKTGTSAKPAASTTTTKPASTATTGNTPKSTGSNTATATKPAETTTKKPATNTGTGTTAKPKPAAKKPAEPRADDMNPPRADD from the coding sequence ATGAAAATTGTAAAATATGTGTTCCTGTTACTGGTACTGGCTGCGATAGCCATAACTGTTTTTATTGCAACACAAAACGGATCTTATAGCATAACAGAACAAAAGGTTATAAACGTACCCCGACCGGTACTGTATAACTACATAACTGAATATAAGAACTGGGAAAATCTTGGGCTGCTTAAGGATGCTGACAGTACGGCAAATTACAATTATTCTAATGCTACAAGTGGCAATGGCGCTTTTATGCAATGGCAAAAAAGCAGTACAACAGGTAAAGTAACCACTATTGCCCTTGCCGAAAACGACTCTATTAGCCAACAGGCAGTTATAAACGACCTTGAGAGCCAAATTTCATGGAAATTTAAAGATACACTTAATAGCACTAAAGTTACAGTTAAGCTAACGGGTAAGCTTACATTTTCTGAAAAAGCCAATGCGCTTATGCACGGTGGTATTGATAATAGCTTTGAAACAACGGTATCAAAAGGGCTGGATAACCTTAATGCTTTTCTGGTTACCGAACTTCGCAAATACAATATTGAAGTTGAAGGACTGGTAACAAAAACCGGAACTTTTTACTTAGGCCACACAAGTACGGGTTCTATTAAAGGCATCAATGAAACCGCCGCATCAAATTTTGCAAAATTGCAGGCATTTGTAGCACAAAACAAAATTACTACAGCCGGATATCCATTTATATTATACAAGAACCTTGATAAAACGGCACAAACCGCTACCTATACTTTTGCCATACCTATTAAGGACGAAATATTTACAGCTGCCGGAAGTGAATATGAAGGCGGTAAAATAATACCACATACTGCACTTAAAACCACACTTACGGGCGATTATTCTCATCTGCAAAAGGCTTGGAAAAAAGCAGGTGACTACATTAACCAGAAAGTGCTACAAGAAAACAAAAACGGTAGTTACATCGAGGTTTTTGCTACAGGCAGCAAGCAAACACGCAGGCCATCGCAATGGCAAACAGATATTTATATCCCAATAGGCGCATCAGCTAATGAATCTGCAGATACAATGGCTACAGATGCCCCACTGCCACCAATAAACAACACCACCGCAGCGAAACCCGCCACAGGCATACAACCTAAACCGGCGGGCACATCAGCAAAGCCTGCTAATACAGGCCAGACAGCTAAACCCGCATCCGGTACTGCACCAGCGGCACAAAAACCGGCGGGTGCCATCACTACACCAAAACCTTCGGGTACTACTACTGCGAAAACAGGTACATCGGCAAAACCTGCTGCATCAACTACAACAACTAAGCCCGCTAGCACAGCAACAACTGGCAATACGCCAAAATCAACGGGAAGCAACACCGCAACGGCAACAAAGCCTGCCGAAACAACGACTAAAAAACCCGCTACTAATACGGGTACCGGTACAACCGCTAAACCTAAGCCTGCGGCTAAAAAACCAGCAGAACCCAGAGCAGATGATATGAACCCTCCACGTGCAGATGACTAA